DNA sequence from the Patescibacteria group bacterium genome:
AAAGTAGCGTCCGAGGCGAAAGCCGCAAAACGAAAATCGCGGTAAAAAAAGACTGGCACAGACCTAATGCCATAAACCAAAATATCGTCGATGTAGGTTTTGGTGTGGGCGAAAGATTGCGCAGGTGCGACCACTGCCACCGTGTGATTTTTTTGGTGCAGCGCCTGCGCGAGCCTTTGCGCGAAGTAAGAAGCTCCGTTCACATGCGGGTAATAAGTGTCGGCCGCCAGCAAAATACGCATCAGGGTTTGGGATTAATTTTCCACTTACGGAACAAAAGAATCAGCACGATTGCGAGCGCGATGACGGAAGTGCTGGCAGCAAAGTAATTCAAATAGTTGTTGATTTGGAGATAGGCGTGTCCGAAAAGGATGCCGATGATGAGAAAAACCGCCGCCTGCAAAAGCGTCGTCAAAAAACAAATCAGAATGTAACGCCAATAAGAAATTTTGAGAGTACCCGCCGCGACCAAGCCGGTGAAGCCGATACCGTGAATCAGCTTGGCGAAAATAATCGTCTTATTGCGATGCTTATGAAAATACTGTTTCGCGTCTGCCATTTTTTCCGGAGTGATCTTGAGGAAATGTCCGAAGTGCGCGAATAAAAAATGAGCACCGAAACGCCCAAGCGAATAATACAAAGTATCACCCACTAAATCACCCGCGACGATGATGGCATAGACGACGAAAGGATTAAAAATTCCAAGCGTGACGAAAAATCCTCCGAGCACAGAGACGATCGGACCTTCGACAATCGCGAGCGGAATAAGTAAATGATACTTATAAGCCAGTAGCAGTGAAACTAATGAGCTCAAACCGTGGGAATTAAATGATAATAGACATGGGCGTAGTCAATCTCGGCGCGCGCTTAGCTAATTTTGCGTTTCCCAGAACGCCTCCGCCTCTTTTTCCATTTTAGCTAAACGCTCGTAATAATCTGGAAATTCGTGCAAATGCGCGAGTGCAATTTTACCAGTCATGAGCGGATCGTCATTACTGACATTCGTAGAAGCAGCAACCAAGCCGTGTTCTAGCTCGACGACCATCCCCGCGCGAAAAGATTCGAGCGTAAATTTAACTTGGACGAAATCAATGCCAAGCTGCTCTGCGACGGCACTGGCTTCTTCGACCGTGAAATGGCGTTTGCTGCTCATTTTGTAGGAGTTAATTAAAATCGGAACCGCACTATGTTAGCGCAAAAATCAAAGCTTTGTTAAAATTCCGGCACTTTTTCCTTAAGAACGAACTGAGGATTAAGTTGGTAAGGATTAAGTTGGTAAGGAGTAAGGATTAAGTTGGTAAGAACTAAGGGTTAACTACCAATCCTGAAGGGACCCCTTCGGGGCTACCAACTAATAACTATTGGGGCGTCGCCAAGCGGTAAGGCACCGGGTTTTGGTCCCGGCATGCGTGGGTTCGAATCCTACCGCCCCAGCCATCACGGGCAGTGAGTCTGACTCACTTGCCCTAGGTAGGGGTGCGCAAATAGCGACCCATGTGCCTTGGTCATAAGGGCAGGTTCGTTAAACTAAGATTCATATCTTCTTTTCCTTCTCTGTATACCCCGTCTATGATCTCTCTCTTCAGATTCTATTCCTTTAATTAGATATTCTTTATAAGCGATAATAAATTCGTGTAATTTTTTATTTTTGCCTATCTTCCAATTATTGGCTGCTGCTAGTTTCCTACGGTATGCGTTTGCCATAATTGGCTCGCTTGCCAAACCTGATACGCCACCAGGATTTGCGATATGTACTATGAAATCGTTCCACATTCTTTCATCGCTTGGTAATTTTTTAATGGCATATAAAATTATTTCAGTTATCACATCTCCTGAATACCAACTAGTCAATCCATGTAGTAATTCTTTTGATTCTTCGTGCTTTCCATTGTCAATTATTCGATGAATACGATCTACTAAGTGATCACATAGTCCTGGGTAAAGACTATGCAAAGTGTATCCAACTTTCCAAGTGTCTATTTGATCTAGCCATTTTAATATCTCATCAATTATTGGTTTTTGACTAACATGGAGTGCATCTGTCCAGTAGTTATTACTTCTTGGTATATCAGAGTAACGAGAATCTACCAATCCCCTCATGCTTTGTTGAAATTGTATTCGGCTCATCAATAAATGAGTAAACATTTTTGGATAATTTCTAATAAGGTGTTGAAGGACATGCGGTAAATGATAGTCATCAACATGATTTATTTTTATAAATCCATAGGAAATTCTTTCCCAGTCGCTTTTTTTAAATTTTTTTAAAATAGTTTTTTTACTATCCTGCTCATAAAATTCATTAACCCACTTGTAATATTTTTCTTTGTTTAGTTCTTCAATAATTTGAAGTAGAAATTCTTTCTGTGATGTATCGCAGAAACCTATTTTTCTTAAGATGTATACTAAAATATTTATTTTTTCTGATCGTCTTTTCATAGATTTTGATTTTTTAAAAATCTCTTTAAGTAAATTAACAGTGTCACGTCCTTTTAAATTACACATTGCGATTGTAATTTCGAATAAATAAAGTCCTTGCCTTATCCAATTGCTCATCATCCTTTCTACCTGTGTTTGCTTATTCGATTGCCAAACTCCTTGCATTAGTGGGCTCATGAATTCTCTAAGGTGTTTATGCTTATTTTTCAGTAATTTTATCGCTAAAATAGGTTTGTCTACGCCTATCTTTAGTAATAACTCCTTAAAGTAAAGAAATTTGCTTGAATCCTTTTCTTGTAAGTTTGTGCCAGCAAACTTTACGATTCGTCTCTGCCACTTGTTAAAAGTTTTAGCTGATATATCAGTTAAATATTCCTCTACTCTTTCACTCCTAACTGCTCGCTCATCATCAATAGACGAATTTTTTTTGTGGCGAAAATCCCAACCAACAAGTGCACGATAAATATCATATTCCGGATTGCTATTCAATGTTTCAGACAGTTTCGCCAAAGCTGGTAGTCCTTCATCACCAAATACTCTTTCTGCGATAAGGAACTGACCTTCGATATGTAGCAATAAGTTAAGCGATTCCTTACTCGCTATGTTGGCATAAAACCTCGATACTGAATCAGTGCTATCTTTAACTATTTCTCTAATCTCACCGCCATGAGATGACGCGTAGAGAGCACAACTAAATGCCTGCAGTAACACTCTTTTCTGTGAATAAGTGGTTGCACGAAGATATAACTGTTTCAGAAGAAAAATCCACTTATTACGGATATTTTTAATGTTTTTATCCGCCGGTAAAGAGCCAGATGAAAAATTAATAACTTCGCATCCATCTTTAAAGTCTGTTGTTGTTGCCTCATAACTTGCACTCAAAATTGAGCTTGAAGCTCCACAAATAAGAGGTAGTAATTCCAATCTTTTGCTTATGTTGTTGTTCTTAATTTCATTTAGAAAAATTTCTTGAACAATGCATCCTTGTTTTTTAATAACATTGATATTGTATGTTGTAGTTCTTTTTATGCATTCGGTTATATTGTTTTGTGCTTCTGACTCAGATATAAAAAACAGTTTTATCAAAATCCGAAAAGCATAATCTATTGCTTGATATTTGAGTTGGTTTATTAGCGCCACTATCGCCACCACTACATCACAATGATTTTTACCCTCCCATACACCAAAAGGGGTAGTTTCTTTTATGATTTTATTTGTTTTTGAGTTTAGTGCTAAGTCATATAGCGCATCAAATAATTTTTTTATTTCCGTGATTTTTGGAGCCTCTTCTAATGACTCAACGTCTTTTTTAATGGAATCTATCCATGCATAGATTTCATTATTATTATTTGATTTAGCTAATAATTTCAACTCAAATAAATCTAGTTTCGATGGGGCTCTGCGAGCCAAATTATACTGCTCTGTAATGTACTCCCAATCTTCTTGCGCTTTATTCAAGCTAAGCATTACATCTCCAGCAATCCTTCCTAATTTTTCAAACATATAGGGAAATTTTTTCTTTATTTCCTCATTATTTTTATAAAGAATGTCGTGCTCTAGTTCATTCCATGCATGAAACATTACCGTTGTAAGTTGTATTTCAAATTTTATTTTGTCGAATTTTGTGTATTCAGGTAGCTCAGATCTAGGTTTTTTAAAAACTCCAATAAAGTGGTATGCACTATACTTTTCGTCTGACTGTTTATCTTTAAATCTACCCTCGAATTCTTGATCTAGGATCCCTAAAAACTTTTGTAAATCAGACCTGAGATAGAAAATGATTCTACATCCTGCCAAGTCGGGAATATCGTCTAGATCCTTAATATTTTTATATTTGTCTTTATTCTCAAAGTTCTTCTTTAAAGAAATAACCTCTTTAGCCCGCGCTTGAACAACCTGATAATTGACTTCTTTATCTAAAAGCCCCTCCAAAAGAGACTTTAATGCAATCACACATTCTTCATAAATAGGCCTTTTTTCTTTGTATTCGGCAATAAGCAATTCGGGGTCCATTAATTAATAATAATTTCTTCAAATTGAATTTTAGAGCTTGAGAATAAAATTCTCTACTTAGACCGTTATGTGCCCCGACTCGTGGGGGGCAGGGTTTTTGGGGTAAAATACAAAAAATGTCCAAGCTACTTCGTTGCTATCTCGCTAGCCAAATTAGCCAAAAACATCCACAGCATGCGCTGGAGAAACTTAATGGATCTATTCGCTCGGCAAATGTCGCTCTCAATCCACATCAGATAGATGCGGCAGTTTTTGCTTTTAATAGCCCTATCTCCAGAGGCGCAATTTTAGCTGATGAAGTTGGTCTAGGTAAGACAATCGAAGCTGGATTAATCCTTAATCAGCTTTGGGTAGAAGGAAAAAGAAAAATCCTCATTTTGGTGCCGGCTTCACTTCGTACACAGTGGGTCGATGAATTACGGGATCGTTTTGGTTTAGATTCAATTTTGATTGACGGTGCTAAATTGCAAAAACTTATTAAGGAAACTCAATCTTTTAATCCATTCGATAACAAAGAAGGCGGTATTTATATTGCTTCTCACAACTTTGGCTCGAGCCAAAAATATGAAATGTACGTAAAAAAAACTGCTTGGGATTTAATTGTAATTGATGAAGCCCACCGCATGCGTAATGTCTATCGTCGAGGCAATAAAACTGCTAAACGTTTACGAGACAATATCCAAGGTCGTCCTAAAATTCTACTTACCGCTACGCCGCTTCAGAACAATTTAATGGAACTCTATGGTTTGGTGAGCTTTATTGATGAGAAAATTCTTGGCACTGCTTATTCCTTCAGAACGCTTTATCAAAAGAGCCGAAATGGTGCTGATTTAAGCCTTTTACGCGAAAGGCTGATGGGTAAATTTGATCAACAAACTGGCACGGTAGAAGGTGGGGTTTTAACTCGCACTCTACGCAAACAAGTCAAAGGGCTTGTGAAATTTACCCAACGTCACTGTATCACCGAAGATTTCACACCAGAAAAAAATGAAATCGATCTCTATGATGGTATTAGTGAATATTTAGGAAGGCCATATCTTGCTTCTATGTTGGCCACTCAGCGCAATATGATGGAGCTCGTCTATCGCAAAATCCTTGCCAGTTCTTCTTATGCTATTGCCGGCACACTAGAAAAAGTAGCACAATTTTTGGCAAAAAAATTACAGCTGGAATTTTCTGTCTCGCAAAAAGATTTACAAGCTATTGCTGATCAAGTCCTCCAAGAAGAACTCAAAAAAAGACGCAGTCCTATTGAACCAGTGACTATTGAAAAAGCAATTAAAAAAGAGATTGTCGATCCAACACAGGTCTTACCGCTTGAAGATACTGAAATTAATCTAGGAGATTTATCAGAAATGGAAGAAGAGACTCAGATAGATGCCGAGGCGGAAATATCTGACGATCTCGGTGAAGATGAAGACGTTGATGATAAAGACGAGGTAGAAAAGCAAGAAGATAAAAAAGAATCTATACCAAAAACGGGCCATCAATTTACAGAAGAAGAAGTTAAAGCAGAGTTCAATTACATTCTCCACTATCTTTTTCTTGCGAAATCAATCCAAAAAAATATGAAAGGTGAAGCGCTCGTGCGTGCGCTTAGCAGAATATTCAAATTTAACCACAAGCAGGGTTGGCCGGAAAAAGTTGTTATTTTTACCGAATCCCGTCGTACGCAAGACTACCTAGAGAGACTTTTAACCCAAAAAGGTTTTGAAGGCATTGTACTTTTTAATGGCACAAATGCTTCACAAAAAGCTAAGGACGCTTATGCGGAATGGGCAAAAGAATTCCCAGAAGAAGCCGCACAAAATTCCAAAAGCATTAACCAACGACGTGCTCTTGTTTGGAAGTTTCGCCAGCCAGAGAGTCACATGCTCATCACAACTGAAGCCGGTGCTGAGGGTCTGAATTTACAATTTGCTAATGTTGTGATTAATTACGATCTGCCCTGGAACCCACAGAGAGTTGAACAGCGCATTGGACGCTGCCATCGTTATGGTCAAGAGCTTGATGTTCTCGTTGTGAATTTTCTCAACCAGACCAACTATGCAGATAAAAGAATCTATGAATTATTAAGAGAAAAGATCAAACTTTTCGGTAATCTTTTTGATTTTGGAGACAAGATTTTAGGCACCGAAGTCATAACTGATGATGGTTATGATGTGCGTGAGGTTGCACTAGGGTCTCTCGATAGTGGTGTTGGCTTCGAGAAAAAAATTCTTGGAATTCTTAAGAATTTTCGTTCAGACAAA
Encoded proteins:
- a CDS encoding SNF2-related protein, which produces MSKLLRCYLASQISQKHPQHALEKLNGSIRSANVALNPHQIDAAVFAFNSPISRGAILADEVGLGKTIEAGLILNQLWVEGKRKILILVPASLRTQWVDELRDRFGLDSILIDGAKLQKLIKETQSFNPFDNKEGGIYIASHNFGSSQKYEMYVKKTAWDLIVIDEAHRMRNVYRRGNKTAKRLRDNIQGRPKILLTATPLQNNLMELYGLVSFIDEKILGTAYSFRTLYQKSRNGADLSLLRERLMGKFDQQTGTVEGGVLTRTLRKQVKGLVKFTQRHCITEDFTPEKNEIDLYDGISEYLGRPYLASMLATQRNMMELVYRKILASSSYAIAGTLEKVAQFLAKKLQLEFSVSQKDLQAIADQVLQEELKKRRSPIEPVTIEKAIKKEIVDPTQVLPLEDTEINLGDLSEMEEETQIDAEAEISDDLGEDEDVDDKDEVEKQEDKKESIPKTGHQFTEEEVKAEFNYILHYLFLAKSIQKNMKGEALVRALSRIFKFNHKQGWPEKVVIFTESRRTQDYLERLLTQKGFEGIVLFNGTNASQKAKDAYAEWAKEFPEEAAQNSKSINQRRALVWKFRQPESHMLITTEAGAEGLNLQFANVVINYDLPWNPQRVEQRIGRCHRYGQELDVLVVNFLNQTNYADKRIYELLREKIKLFGNLFDFGDKILGTEVITDDGYDVREVALGSLDSGVGFEKKILGILKNFRSDKEIKQQFDQLQLELSHEIDLKFENAHRKVIQHFDEEVRQKLQIRGKDIRDALSRYDKHMQAYVTLAFRKGWREIAPRYYKLSTIPDELQHLSAKELAITYSVGEISPEDQERGIIQLSSRSEILRPYLAKDRTSRALAGKAILHPQNTHTDWFGCEGQIVVHRLHCEQQNANNGKEEFEDFVYSGIIKTVDGWKIIESSEQLKRLIDPASTEWKSIVESSVRIRDDLKDVLKKNIDIKKQEIEDKNEAYIDRQRDILQQYAKDQLLRNQREMQEKQNEIETIEKQLKTTRTIGAHERRQIRDEIDKKQKDFLKSQERFFEAQKQAFKEKDHDLALLKKRLNLAITPEHLLTLQFKISNK
- a CDS encoding DUF5661 family protein, which codes for MSSKRHFTVEEASAVAEQLGIDFVQVKFTLESFRAGMVVELEHGLVAASTNVSNDDPLMTGKIALAHLHEFPDYYERLAKMEKEAEAFWETQN
- a CDS encoding DedA family protein; its protein translation is MSSLVSLLLAYKYHLLIPLAIVEGPIVSVLGGFFVTLGIFNPFVVYAIIVAGDLVGDTLYYSLGRFGAHFLFAHFGHFLKITPEKMADAKQYFHKHRNKTIIFAKLIHGIGFTGLVAAGTLKISYWRYILICFLTTLLQAAVFLIIGILFGHAYLQINNYLNYFAASTSVIALAIVLILLFRKWKINPKP